The Cololabis saira isolate AMF1-May2022 chromosome 20, fColSai1.1, whole genome shotgun sequence genome includes a window with the following:
- the prox3 gene encoding prospero homeobox 3 isoform X2, translated as MDSPTDLFDDSSPQLHSFATAVTPTDIHGVHPPATAGHSAPAFRPPGFPLIHHLLQPGGGPRRAQGVFTPNPNMQRHLEDRSLEEDDRVTVRPADQGMEGGEEGVMEEDDNLLGLKKRQNDAALMAEWSQDILKVKRMKLESRQRDRETEGAGKRREGGKEGRRREREELKEQLEEARERLQALQEKVWRVFGEKHMEDEKKRKCTSQNDGGDDGEEGDEGMIEEEDIAGGMYDEEDLDGGELEKESFSLLSASNFENFQKRKECLQKDGAGRMERGREAELHVMEGSGLWLDCGGLMRGDWDGGMEDECEEGGQKFAQALKLELGSAVARVIDRVLRLYTEMTDTTPSSPPAAIAFHPPDPGHEGEKERGAWMGLLTRGRPEETTNGKVEKAAGQDGEREKQLQKTSNGAGLHPGLPHRSEPSDQAMSLAVHRSPDTRKAFSLLGPPLPAHLNPSHPNLPLHHPSLPRPPPLPHPPLLPSASQPKDPSSSTFHPSSSSSSSSSSSFPAPPPPPPPPLPLPLLHYSMQQLFSRSLHHPQLPHLPPSRKDYLSSDPFLEFSSHPSFPPLSLLGHLDPLLVRHGGRERERGVRGDGGIRAGGGMDGAELYLTTGGTQEGLSPCHLKKAKLMFFYARYPSSNTLKTYFPDVKFNRCVTSQMIKWFSNFREFFYIQMERFARQAVREALTREGAPRLGRENQLRVGRDTELYRILNMHYNKSNIYQVPERFIEVSEVALREFYSAIWTGRDSDPCWKKGIYKIICKLDSPLPDAFRMPGCPVG; from the exons ATGGATTCACCCACAGATCTTTTTGATGATTCGTCCCCTCAGTTACATAGTTTTGCTACTGCGGTAACCCCGACGGACATCCATGGAGTTCATCCCCCAGCAACTGCTGGTCACTCTGCTCCAGCCTTCAGACCCCCCGGCTTCCCTCTCATCCACCATCTCCTCCAGCCGGGCGGAGGCCCCCGGAGGGCCCAAGGAGTCTTCACCCCCAACCCCAACATGCAAAGGCACCTGGAGGACAGAAGTCTGGAGGAAGACGACCGAGTAACAGTTCGACCAGCAGACCAGGGGAtggaaggaggagaggagggggtgatggaggaagaTGACAACCTGTTGGGGCTGAAGAAGAGGCAGAATGATGCCGCCCTTATGGCCGAATGGAGTCAGGACATCCTGAAAGTGAAGAGGATGAAGCTGGAGAGCCGGCAGAGGGACAGGGAGACTGAGGGGGCAGGAAAGAGGCgcgagggagggaaggaagggaggaggagagagcgAGAGGAGCTGAAAGAACAGCTGGAAGAGGCGAGAGAGAGACTGCAGGCCCTGCAGGAGAAAGTGTGGAGGGTTTTCGGAGAAAAGCACATGGAAGACGAGAAGAAGAGGAAGTGCACAAGTCAAAATGACGGTGGGGATGATGGAGAAGAGGGAGACGAGGGCATGATAGAGGAGGAGGACATCGCGGGAGGGATGTATGACGAAGAGGACCTTGACGGCGGAGAGCTGGAAAAAGAGTCATTCTCCCTGCTCTCCGCCTCCAATTTTGAAAACTTCCAAAAACGGAAAGAGTGTTTGCAGAAAGATGGAGCGGGGAGgatggagagaggaagagaagcgGAGCTGCATGTGATGGAAGGATCGGGGTTGTGGTTGGACTGCGGAGGGCTGATGAGAGGAGactgggatggagggatggaagacGAGTGCGAGGAGGGAGGCCAGAAGTTTGCCCAGGCGCTGAAGCTGGAACTGGGAAGTGCCGTGGCGCGAGTGATCGATCGGGTCCTCCGCCTCTACACGGAAATGACGGATACcactccctcctctcctcctgccGCCATCGCCTTCCACCCACCTGATCCGGGACACGAGGGAGAGAAGGAAAGGGGGGCGTGGATGGGGCTTCTGACAAGAGGAAGACCGGAGGAGACGACGAACGGGAAGGTGGAGAAAGCAGCAGGGcaggatggagagagagagaagcagcTACAGAAGACGAGTAACGGGGCCGGCCTCCACCCCGGACTGCCACACCGCTCCGAGCCCTCAGATCAGGCCATGTCATTGGCCGTCCACAGGTCACCTGACACCCGGAAGGCCTTCTCACTCCTCGGGCCACCTCTCCCTGCTCACCTGAATCCCTCTCACCCAAACCTCCCCCTGCACCACCCCTCCCTACCccgccctcctcctctccctcaccCTCCGCTTTTACCCTCAGCATCACAACCCAAAGACCCTTCCTCTTCCACTTTCCACccatcttcttcctcctcttcctcttcttcctcttccttccccgCACCCCCGCCTCCACCTCCTCCGCCTCTCCCTCTGCCTCTGCTCCACTACTCCATGCAGCAGCTCTTCTCCCGCTCACTCCACCACCCCCAGCTCCCGCACTTACCCCCGTCGCGCAAGGACTATTTGAGCTCTGACCCCTTCCTGGAGTTCTCGTCTCATCCCTCGTTCCCTCCGCTCTCCCTGCTCGGTCACCTGGACCCGCTGCTGGTGCGGCATGGGGGTAGAGAGAGGGAGCGAGGGGTGAGGGGAGACGGGGGCATCAGAGCCGGAGGAGGCATGGACGGAGCGGAGCTCTACCTGACCACCGGGGGAA CTCAGGAGGGTTTATCTCCCTGCCACCTGAAGAAAGCCAAGCTGATGTTCTTCTACGCACGATATCCCAGCTCCAACACACTCAAGACATACTTCCCTGATGTCAAG TTTAACCGCTGTGTGACCTCCCAGATGATTAAATGGTTCAGTAACTTCCGGGAGTTCTTCTACATCCAGATGGAGCGCTTTGCGCGGCAGGCCGTGCGCGAGGCTCTCACCCG GGAAGGTGCACCTCGCCTGGGAAGAGAGAACCAGCTGCGTGTGGGTCGTGACACTGAGCTTTACCGCATACTCAACATGCACTACAACAAGAGCAACATCTACCAG GTTCCGGAGAGGTTCATCGAGGTGTCAGAAGTCGCTCTGAGAGAGTTCTACTCAGCCATCTGGACCGGGAGAGACAGCGACCCCTGCTGGAAGAAAGGGATATATAAGATCATCTGTAAACTTGACAGCCCTCTGCCAGACGCCTTCAGGATGCCTGGTTGCCCAGTGGGCTGA
- the tmem179ba gene encoding transmembrane protein 179B → MALPVLLLLELALYASCFICGIVTAASVTIVQGNFGGLCMLYGRTSYNATANVIVIQSSSSASLCYFISAISIMVAVVCFSLSLYWLYCVCIEGEMKRERLWMNLIMFVCGIFLFFLLISGCMLKIGRDSLCDSIIHTVHNVTSCEQAQARNWSAPLHGQNFYNNLHKAETAVWVNFFFWLFIGVLMVVHRRQSSESKVIAGGFPAPGGGLFGESDGTAAEREPFVNHPARPQ, encoded by the exons ATGGCGCtgccggtgctgctgctgctggagctggctCTGTACGCCAGCTGCTTCATCTGCGGGATAGTGACCGCCGCCTCCGTCACCATCGTCCAG GGTAACTTTGGAGGCCTGTGCATGCTGTACGGACGCACCAGCTACAATGCAACAGCCAACGTCATCGTCATCCAGTCGTCCAGCTCTGCGTCTCTCTGCTACTTCATATCGGCCATATCCATCATGGTGGCGGTGGTGTGTTTCTCACTGTCTCTCTACTGGCTGTACTGTGTCTGCATCGAGGGAGAGATGAAAAG AGAGCGCTTGTGGATGAACCTGATCATGTTCGTGTGCGGCATCTTCCTGTTCTTCCTGCTCATCTCGGGCTGCATGCTGAAGATCGGACGCGACTCGCTCTGCGACTCGATCATACACACCGTCCACAACGTCACCAG CTGTGAGCAAGCGCAGGCTAGAAACTGGTCCGCCCCGCTGCATGGGCAGAACTTCTACAACAATCTACACAAAGCTGAG ACGGCGGTGTGGGTCAACTTCTTCTTCTGGCTCTTCATCGGGGTGTTGATGGTCGTGCATAGACGTCAGAGTTCAGAGTCGAAGGTGATCGCCGGCGGCTTCCCTGCGCCGGGCGGAGGGCTTTTTGGTGAATCGGATGGGACGGCTGCAGAAAGGGAGCCGTTTGTCAACCATCCCGCGAGGCCTCAGTGA
- the prox3 gene encoding prospero homeobox 3 isoform X1 produces the protein MDSPTDLFDDSSPQLHSFATAVTPTDIHGVHPPATAGHSAPAFRPPGFPLIHHLLQPGGGPRRAQGVFTPNPNMQRHLEDRSLEEDDRVTVRPADQGMEGGEEGVMEEDDNLLGLKKRQNDAALMAEWSQDILKVKRMKLESRQRDRETEGAGKRREGGKEGRRREREELKEQLEEARERLQALQEKVWRVFGEKHMEDEKKRKCTSQNDGGDDGEEGDEGMIEEEDIAGGMYDEEDLDGGELEKESFSLLSASNFENFQKRKECLQKDGAGRMERGREAELHVMEGSGLWLDCGGLMRGDWDGGMEDECEEGGQKFAQALKLELGSAVARVIDRVLRLYTEMTDTTPSSPPAAIAFHPPDPGHEGEKERGAWMGLLTRGRPEETTNGKVEKAAGQDGEREKQLQKTSNGAGLHPGLPHRSEPSDQAMSLAVHRSPDTRKAFSLLGPPLPAHLNPSHPNLPLHHPSLPRPPPLPHPPLLPSASQPKDPSSSTFHPSSSSSSSSSSSFPAPPPPPPPPLPLPLLHYSMQQLFSRSLHHPQLPHLPPSRKDYLSSDPFLEFSSHPSFPPLSLLGHLDPLLVRHGGRERERGVRGDGGIRAGGGMDGAELYLTTGGVYTQEGLSPCHLKKAKLMFFYARYPSSNTLKTYFPDVKFNRCVTSQMIKWFSNFREFFYIQMERFARQAVREALTREGAPRLGRENQLRVGRDTELYRILNMHYNKSNIYQVPERFIEVSEVALREFYSAIWTGRDSDPCWKKGIYKIICKLDSPLPDAFRMPGCPVG, from the exons ATGGATTCACCCACAGATCTTTTTGATGATTCGTCCCCTCAGTTACATAGTTTTGCTACTGCGGTAACCCCGACGGACATCCATGGAGTTCATCCCCCAGCAACTGCTGGTCACTCTGCTCCAGCCTTCAGACCCCCCGGCTTCCCTCTCATCCACCATCTCCTCCAGCCGGGCGGAGGCCCCCGGAGGGCCCAAGGAGTCTTCACCCCCAACCCCAACATGCAAAGGCACCTGGAGGACAGAAGTCTGGAGGAAGACGACCGAGTAACAGTTCGACCAGCAGACCAGGGGAtggaaggaggagaggagggggtgatggaggaagaTGACAACCTGTTGGGGCTGAAGAAGAGGCAGAATGATGCCGCCCTTATGGCCGAATGGAGTCAGGACATCCTGAAAGTGAAGAGGATGAAGCTGGAGAGCCGGCAGAGGGACAGGGAGACTGAGGGGGCAGGAAAGAGGCgcgagggagggaaggaagggaggaggagagagcgAGAGGAGCTGAAAGAACAGCTGGAAGAGGCGAGAGAGAGACTGCAGGCCCTGCAGGAGAAAGTGTGGAGGGTTTTCGGAGAAAAGCACATGGAAGACGAGAAGAAGAGGAAGTGCACAAGTCAAAATGACGGTGGGGATGATGGAGAAGAGGGAGACGAGGGCATGATAGAGGAGGAGGACATCGCGGGAGGGATGTATGACGAAGAGGACCTTGACGGCGGAGAGCTGGAAAAAGAGTCATTCTCCCTGCTCTCCGCCTCCAATTTTGAAAACTTCCAAAAACGGAAAGAGTGTTTGCAGAAAGATGGAGCGGGGAGgatggagagaggaagagaagcgGAGCTGCATGTGATGGAAGGATCGGGGTTGTGGTTGGACTGCGGAGGGCTGATGAGAGGAGactgggatggagggatggaagacGAGTGCGAGGAGGGAGGCCAGAAGTTTGCCCAGGCGCTGAAGCTGGAACTGGGAAGTGCCGTGGCGCGAGTGATCGATCGGGTCCTCCGCCTCTACACGGAAATGACGGATACcactccctcctctcctcctgccGCCATCGCCTTCCACCCACCTGATCCGGGACACGAGGGAGAGAAGGAAAGGGGGGCGTGGATGGGGCTTCTGACAAGAGGAAGACCGGAGGAGACGACGAACGGGAAGGTGGAGAAAGCAGCAGGGcaggatggagagagagagaagcagcTACAGAAGACGAGTAACGGGGCCGGCCTCCACCCCGGACTGCCACACCGCTCCGAGCCCTCAGATCAGGCCATGTCATTGGCCGTCCACAGGTCACCTGACACCCGGAAGGCCTTCTCACTCCTCGGGCCACCTCTCCCTGCTCACCTGAATCCCTCTCACCCAAACCTCCCCCTGCACCACCCCTCCCTACCccgccctcctcctctccctcaccCTCCGCTTTTACCCTCAGCATCACAACCCAAAGACCCTTCCTCTTCCACTTTCCACccatcttcttcctcctcttcctcttcttcctcttccttccccgCACCCCCGCCTCCACCTCCTCCGCCTCTCCCTCTGCCTCTGCTCCACTACTCCATGCAGCAGCTCTTCTCCCGCTCACTCCACCACCCCCAGCTCCCGCACTTACCCCCGTCGCGCAAGGACTATTTGAGCTCTGACCCCTTCCTGGAGTTCTCGTCTCATCCCTCGTTCCCTCCGCTCTCCCTGCTCGGTCACCTGGACCCGCTGCTGGTGCGGCATGGGGGTAGAGAGAGGGAGCGAGGGGTGAGGGGAGACGGGGGCATCAGAGCCGGAGGAGGCATGGACGGAGCGGAGCTCTACCTGACCACCGGGGGA GTGTACACTCAGGAGGGTTTATCTCCCTGCCACCTGAAGAAAGCCAAGCTGATGTTCTTCTACGCACGATATCCCAGCTCCAACACACTCAAGACATACTTCCCTGATGTCAAG TTTAACCGCTGTGTGACCTCCCAGATGATTAAATGGTTCAGTAACTTCCGGGAGTTCTTCTACATCCAGATGGAGCGCTTTGCGCGGCAGGCCGTGCGCGAGGCTCTCACCCG GGAAGGTGCACCTCGCCTGGGAAGAGAGAACCAGCTGCGTGTGGGTCGTGACACTGAGCTTTACCGCATACTCAACATGCACTACAACAAGAGCAACATCTACCAG GTTCCGGAGAGGTTCATCGAGGTGTCAGAAGTCGCTCTGAGAGAGTTCTACTCAGCCATCTGGACCGGGAGAGACAGCGACCCCTGCTGGAAGAAAGGGATATATAAGATCATCTGTAAACTTGACAGCCCTCTGCCAGACGCCTTCAGGATGCCTGGTTGCCCAGTGGGCTGA